In Erythrolamprus reginae isolate rEryReg1 chromosome 10, rEryReg1.hap1, whole genome shotgun sequence, one DNA window encodes the following:
- the ATP2A2 gene encoding sarcoplasmic/endoplasmic reticulum calcium ATPase 2 isoform X2 — MGKVYRQDRKSVQRIKARDIVPGDIVEVAVGDKVPADIRITSIKSTTLRVDQSILTGESVSVIKHTDPVPDPRAVNQDKKNMLFSGTNISAGKAMGIVIATGVNTEIGKIRDEMVATEQERTPLQQKLDEFGEQLSKVISLICIAVWIINIGHFNDPVHGGSWIRGAIYYFKIAVALAVAAIPEGLPAVITTCLALGTRRMAKKNAIVRSLPSVETLGCTSVICSDKTGTLTTNQMSVCRMFIVDRVEGDSCSLNEFTVSGSTYAPVGEIYREDKPVRCCMYDGLIELATICALCNDSSLDFNEAKGVYEKVGEATETALTCLVEKMNVFDSDLKGLTKVERANACNSVIKQLMRKEFTLEFSRDRKSMSVYCTPNKPSRTAMTKMFVKGAPEGVIDRCTHFRAGSMKVPLTPGIKQKIMTVIREWGTGKDTLRCLALATHDSPAKKEDMNLEDSTGFINYETNLTFVGCVGMLDPPRIEVASSIKLCRQAGIRVIMITGDNKGTAVAICRRIGIFHEDEDVTNKAFTGREFDELSPAAQREACMSARCFARVEPSHKSKIVEFLQSFDEITAMTGDGVNDAPALKKAEIGIAMGSGTAVAKSASEMVLADDNFSTIVAAVEEGRAIYNNMKQFIRYLISSNVGEVVCIFLTAALGFPEALIPVQLLWVNLVTDGLPATALGFNPPDLDIMSKPPRNPKEPLISGWLFFRYLAIGCYVGAATVGAAAWWFIAADGGPRVTYYQLSHFLQCKEDNPEFEGVDCVIFESPYPMTMALSVLVTIEMCNALNSLSENQSLLRMPPWENVWLLGSICLSMSLHFLILYVEPLPLIFQITPLNLTQWLMVLKLSLPVILMDETLKFVARTYLEPVILE, encoded by the exons TTGGGGACAAAGTTCCTGCGGACATCAGAATTACTTCCATAAAATCAACAACTCTACGAGTTGACCAGTCGATCCTCACAG GTGAATCTGTCTCGGTAATTAAACACACGGACCCTGTGCCTGATCCACGTGCAGTCAACCAAGACAAGAAAAATATGCTTTTTTCG GGTACGAACATTTCCGCCGGCAAAGCCATGGGGATCGTGATTGCCACAGGGGTCAACACGGAAATCGGCAAAATCCGTGACGAAATGGTGGCCACGGAGCAAGAGAGGACCCCGCTGCAGCAGAAGCTGGACGAGTTCGGGGAGCAGCTGTCCAAGGTCATCTCGCTCATCTGCATAGCCGTCTGGATCATCAACATCGGCCACTTCAACGACCCCGTCCACGGCGGCTCCTGGATCCGGGGCGCCATCTACTACTTCAAGATCGCCGTGGCCCTGGCAGTGGCGGCCATTCCGGAGGGCCTGCCTGCCGTCATTACCACCTGCCTGGCCCTGGGCACCCGTCGCATGGCCAAAAAGAACGCCATCGTCCGCAGCCTCCCCTCGGTGGAAACCCTGGGCTGCACCTCGGTCATCTGTTCTGACAAGACGGGCACCCTCACCACCAACCAGATGTCGGTTTGCCGG ATGTTCATTGTGGACCGTGTGGAAGGAGACAGCTGCAGTCTGAATGAATTCACCGTGTCCGGTTCAACGTACGCTCCTGTCGGAGAAAT TTACAGAGAGGATAAACCCGTCAGGTGCTGTATGTACGACGGCCTCATTGAATTGGCCACGATCTGCGCCCTCTGCAACGATTCCTCTCTGGATTTCAATGAG GCGAAAGGGGTTTACGAGAAGGTCGGGGAAGCCACCGAGACGGCCCTGACTTGCCTGGTGGAGAAGATGAACGTGTTCGACTCGGATCTGAAAGGGCTCACCAAGGTCGAGCGGGCCAACGCTTGCAATTCG GTGATTAAGCAGCTGATGAGGAAAGAGTTCACGCTCGAATTCTCCCGGGATAGGAAATCCATGTCCGTTTACTGCACGCCCAACAAGCCCAGCCGGACGGCCATGACCAAAATGTTTGTGAAG GGTGCTCCGGAAGGAGTGATTGACAGGTGCACCCATTTCCGAGCAGGGAGCATGAAGGTACCTTTGACCCCGGGGATTAAGCAGAAGATCATGACCGTCATCCGGGAGTGGGGCACCGGGAAGGACACGCTCCGTTGCCTGGCCCTGGCCACCCACGACAGCCCAGCGAAGAAGGAGGATATGAACCTGGAAGATTCCACAGGCTTCATCAACTATGAG ACCAACCTGACCTTCGTGGGCTGCGTGGGCATGCTGGACCCGCCCCGCATCGAGGTGGCCTCCTCCATCAAGCTGTGCCGGCAAGCGGGCATCCGTGTGATTATGATCACCGGTGACAACAAGGGGACGGCGGTGGCCATCTGCCGGCGCATTGGCATCTTCCACGAAGACGAGGACGTCACCAACAAGGCCTTCACCGGACGGGAGTTTGACGAACTTTCGCCGGCCGCCCAGAGAGAAGCCTGCATGAGCGCCCGCTGCTTCGCCCGCGTGGAGCCCTCCCACAAGTCCAAAATCGTGGAGTTCCTCCAGTCCTTTGATGAAATCACGGCCATG ACAGGAGACGGTGTCAACGATGCCCCGGCTTTGAAGAAGGCAGAGATCGGGATCGCCATGGGATCTGGCACGGCCGTGGCGAAGTCGGCGTCGGAAATGGTGCTGGCGGACGACAATTTCTCCACCATCGTAGCGGCTGTGGAGGAAGGCCGGGCCATCTACAACAACATGAAGCAATTCATTCGCTACCTCATCTCCTCCAACGTTGGAGAAGTGGTCTG cATCTTCTTGACTGCTGCCCTGGGCTTCCCGGAAGCTTTAATCCCCGTCCAGCTGTTATGGGTCAACCTGGTGACCGACGGACTTCCTGCCACCGCCCTGGGCTTCAACCCGCCTGACCTGGATATCATGAGCAAGCCACCGCGTAACCCCAAAGAGCCCCTCATCTCCGGCTGGCTCTTCTTCCGCTACTTGGCCATCGGAT GCTACGTTGGAGCTGCCACCGTGGGCGCTGCGGCTTGGTGGTTCATCGCTGCGGACGGGGGCCCGAGAGTTACCTACTATCAGCTG AGTCATTTCCTGCAGTGCAAAGAGGACAATCCGGAGTTTGAAGGGGTCGACTGCGTGATCTTTGAGTCTCCCTATCCCATGACCATGGCGCTCTCGGTCTTGGTCACCATAGAGATGTGCAACGCCCTCAACAG CCTCTCGGAGAACCAGTCCCTGCTGCGGATGCCCCCGTGGGAGAACGTCTGGCTCCTGGGATCCATTTGCTTGTCCATGTCTCTTCACTTCCTCATCCTTTATGTAGAGCCATTGCCA cTGATTTTCCAGATCACCCCTCTGAACTTGACGCAGTGGCTGATGGTGCTCAAGCTCTCCCTGCCGGTCATCCTGATGGACGAGACTCTTAAATTTGTGGCGCGTACTTACCTGGAGCCGG TGATACTGGAGTAA
- the ATP2A2 gene encoding sarcoplasmic/endoplasmic reticulum calcium ATPase 2 isoform X1, whose amino-acid sequence MGKVYRQDRKSVQRIKARDIVPGDIVEVAVGDKVPADIRITSIKSTTLRVDQSILTGESVSVIKHTDPVPDPRAVNQDKKNMLFSGTNISAGKAMGIVIATGVNTEIGKIRDEMVATEQERTPLQQKLDEFGEQLSKVISLICIAVWIINIGHFNDPVHGGSWIRGAIYYFKIAVALAVAAIPEGLPAVITTCLALGTRRMAKKNAIVRSLPSVETLGCTSVICSDKTGTLTTNQMSVCRMFIVDRVEGDSCSLNEFTVSGSTYAPVGEIYREDKPVRCCMYDGLIELATICALCNDSSLDFNEAKGVYEKVGEATETALTCLVEKMNVFDSDLKGLTKVERANACNSVIKQLMRKEFTLEFSRDRKSMSVYCTPNKPSRTAMTKMFVKGAPEGVIDRCTHFRAGSMKVPLTPGIKQKIMTVIREWGTGKDTLRCLALATHDSPAKKEDMNLEDSTGFINYETNLTFVGCVGMLDPPRIEVASSIKLCRQAGIRVIMITGDNKGTAVAICRRIGIFHEDEDVTNKAFTGREFDELSPAAQREACMSARCFARVEPSHKSKIVEFLQSFDEITAMTGDGVNDAPALKKAEIGIAMGSGTAVAKSASEMVLADDNFSTIVAAVEEGRAIYNNMKQFIRYLISSNVGEVVCIFLTAALGFPEALIPVQLLWVNLVTDGLPATALGFNPPDLDIMSKPPRNPKEPLISGWLFFRYLAIGCYVGAATVGAAAWWFIAADGGPRVTYYQLSHFLQCKEDNPEFEGVDCVIFESPYPMTMALSVLVTIEMCNALNSLSENQSLLRMPPWENVWLLGSICLSMSLHFLILYVEPLPLIFQITPLNLTQWLMVLKLSLPVILMDETLKFVARTYLEPGKDSVPPATKPRPLSACTEGISWPFVLLFLPLVIWLYSTDTNFSDMFFS is encoded by the exons TTGGGGACAAAGTTCCTGCGGACATCAGAATTACTTCCATAAAATCAACAACTCTACGAGTTGACCAGTCGATCCTCACAG GTGAATCTGTCTCGGTAATTAAACACACGGACCCTGTGCCTGATCCACGTGCAGTCAACCAAGACAAGAAAAATATGCTTTTTTCG GGTACGAACATTTCCGCCGGCAAAGCCATGGGGATCGTGATTGCCACAGGGGTCAACACGGAAATCGGCAAAATCCGTGACGAAATGGTGGCCACGGAGCAAGAGAGGACCCCGCTGCAGCAGAAGCTGGACGAGTTCGGGGAGCAGCTGTCCAAGGTCATCTCGCTCATCTGCATAGCCGTCTGGATCATCAACATCGGCCACTTCAACGACCCCGTCCACGGCGGCTCCTGGATCCGGGGCGCCATCTACTACTTCAAGATCGCCGTGGCCCTGGCAGTGGCGGCCATTCCGGAGGGCCTGCCTGCCGTCATTACCACCTGCCTGGCCCTGGGCACCCGTCGCATGGCCAAAAAGAACGCCATCGTCCGCAGCCTCCCCTCGGTGGAAACCCTGGGCTGCACCTCGGTCATCTGTTCTGACAAGACGGGCACCCTCACCACCAACCAGATGTCGGTTTGCCGG ATGTTCATTGTGGACCGTGTGGAAGGAGACAGCTGCAGTCTGAATGAATTCACCGTGTCCGGTTCAACGTACGCTCCTGTCGGAGAAAT TTACAGAGAGGATAAACCCGTCAGGTGCTGTATGTACGACGGCCTCATTGAATTGGCCACGATCTGCGCCCTCTGCAACGATTCCTCTCTGGATTTCAATGAG GCGAAAGGGGTTTACGAGAAGGTCGGGGAAGCCACCGAGACGGCCCTGACTTGCCTGGTGGAGAAGATGAACGTGTTCGACTCGGATCTGAAAGGGCTCACCAAGGTCGAGCGGGCCAACGCTTGCAATTCG GTGATTAAGCAGCTGATGAGGAAAGAGTTCACGCTCGAATTCTCCCGGGATAGGAAATCCATGTCCGTTTACTGCACGCCCAACAAGCCCAGCCGGACGGCCATGACCAAAATGTTTGTGAAG GGTGCTCCGGAAGGAGTGATTGACAGGTGCACCCATTTCCGAGCAGGGAGCATGAAGGTACCTTTGACCCCGGGGATTAAGCAGAAGATCATGACCGTCATCCGGGAGTGGGGCACCGGGAAGGACACGCTCCGTTGCCTGGCCCTGGCCACCCACGACAGCCCAGCGAAGAAGGAGGATATGAACCTGGAAGATTCCACAGGCTTCATCAACTATGAG ACCAACCTGACCTTCGTGGGCTGCGTGGGCATGCTGGACCCGCCCCGCATCGAGGTGGCCTCCTCCATCAAGCTGTGCCGGCAAGCGGGCATCCGTGTGATTATGATCACCGGTGACAACAAGGGGACGGCGGTGGCCATCTGCCGGCGCATTGGCATCTTCCACGAAGACGAGGACGTCACCAACAAGGCCTTCACCGGACGGGAGTTTGACGAACTTTCGCCGGCCGCCCAGAGAGAAGCCTGCATGAGCGCCCGCTGCTTCGCCCGCGTGGAGCCCTCCCACAAGTCCAAAATCGTGGAGTTCCTCCAGTCCTTTGATGAAATCACGGCCATG ACAGGAGACGGTGTCAACGATGCCCCGGCTTTGAAGAAGGCAGAGATCGGGATCGCCATGGGATCTGGCACGGCCGTGGCGAAGTCGGCGTCGGAAATGGTGCTGGCGGACGACAATTTCTCCACCATCGTAGCGGCTGTGGAGGAAGGCCGGGCCATCTACAACAACATGAAGCAATTCATTCGCTACCTCATCTCCTCCAACGTTGGAGAAGTGGTCTG cATCTTCTTGACTGCTGCCCTGGGCTTCCCGGAAGCTTTAATCCCCGTCCAGCTGTTATGGGTCAACCTGGTGACCGACGGACTTCCTGCCACCGCCCTGGGCTTCAACCCGCCTGACCTGGATATCATGAGCAAGCCACCGCGTAACCCCAAAGAGCCCCTCATCTCCGGCTGGCTCTTCTTCCGCTACTTGGCCATCGGAT GCTACGTTGGAGCTGCCACCGTGGGCGCTGCGGCTTGGTGGTTCATCGCTGCGGACGGGGGCCCGAGAGTTACCTACTATCAGCTG AGTCATTTCCTGCAGTGCAAAGAGGACAATCCGGAGTTTGAAGGGGTCGACTGCGTGATCTTTGAGTCTCCCTATCCCATGACCATGGCGCTCTCGGTCTTGGTCACCATAGAGATGTGCAACGCCCTCAACAG CCTCTCGGAGAACCAGTCCCTGCTGCGGATGCCCCCGTGGGAGAACGTCTGGCTCCTGGGATCCATTTGCTTGTCCATGTCTCTTCACTTCCTCATCCTTTATGTAGAGCCATTGCCA cTGATTTTCCAGATCACCCCTCTGAACTTGACGCAGTGGCTGATGGTGCTCAAGCTCTCCCTGCCGGTCATCCTGATGGACGAGACTCTTAAATTTGTGGCGCGTACTTACCTGGAGCCGGGTAAAGATAGTGTGCCGCCCGCCACCAAGCCACGTCCTTTGTCTGCATGCACCGAGGGGATCTCGTGGCCGTTTGTGCTGCTGTTCTTGCCGTTGGTGATTTGGCTTTATAGCACAGACACTAACTTTAGCGACATGTTCTTCTCTTGA